The Trypanosoma brucei gambiense DAL972 chromosome 10, complete sequence genome has a segment encoding these proteins:
- a CDS encoding 60S ribosomal protein L6, putative: MPAATKKAVEKKAKKVSRKSPEYSTVRKSCKPGTIAIILAGRFRGRRAVILKQLPKNGPLVISGPMKYSGVPIRRIDSRYIIATSTRVDLTGVDTSAITPEIFKREKKEKRVKSEGEFMGDKDKKKAESKAKKTSKAAPKGTVSDERAQLQNAIDTALIQAIKKDPLGKEMAGYLHSVFTIKPGDAPHRLKW; the protein is encoded by the coding sequence ATGCCCGCTGCCACAAAGAAGGCTGTCGAGAAGAAGGCGAAGAAGGTGAGCCGCAAGAGCCCCGAATACTCGACGGTGCGCAAGAGTTGCAAGCCCGGGACCATTGCCATCATTCTTGCTGGTCGTTTCCGTGGCCGCCGTGCTGTCATTCTGAAGCAGCTGCCCAAGAATGGGCCACTGGTGATCTCTGGGCCGATGAAGTACAGCGGTGTTCCTATTCGTCGCATTGACTCGCGCTACATTATTGCGACGTCGACGAGGGTGGACCTCACGGGTGTCGACACGAGCGCCATCACCCCTGAAATCTTCAAGCGtgagaagaaggagaagcgaGTGAAGTCTGAGGGCGAGTTCATGGGTGACAAGGACAAGAAGAAGGCGGAGAGCAAGGCGAAGAAGACTTCCAAGGCCGCACCGAAGGGAACCGTCAGCGATGAGCGTGCCCAGCTGCAGAATGCGATCGACACTGCGCTTATTCAGGCGATCAAGAAGGATCCACTGGGTAAGGAGATGGCCGGGTACTTGCACTCCGTCTTCACTATCAAGCCGGGTGATGCTCCGCACCGCCTGAAGTGGTAA
- a CDS encoding protein phosphatase 2a regulatory subunit,putative — protein sequence MSSKLGTASESTGRGGSTQRSSGTAVPGCFSPRPTHSRNLSTESSTFLRETPSKGVAETPTGKQQVSSVSKEAGEKFRSTRSKSQTLDSSPPSHTRVSSTGGLSPSRGSSSAMSRGKAVRRRERALRHSSPLETLLEHQRFRCSSSVKALEGASASSPDEKTRGAATSSRGSLAGSQMGRGRFTLLESYASGKPWSVVAEPHGDICRNSSRNVSSLAVSSSGEHVAFGDRSGRVFVMQQRRLDEESGDVEGGREDPAGASTTSRAHRPYEFAVGRQAYTSIIDPLNNVEVTPNIQAVCFLPQIGASTYLLTANEKLPKLYKIVRVRESPSSFSAVDCLGGNQTSSLTLNPPHGTMVNAMKQVTRYALNHEYNINSLCPQADGTQFFSADDLTVKLWCVEYPEASIETYSVKPPCDEEAQEMICSVQSFPHEPFLLFVVSISGTVRVVDTRQTIKLLHRSPLTFRSTLRENDMTYNSMLLDCTLSPCGRYVAGRDTTGVCLWDVRRPGASAGGFQGGLVSSKLAHSEEHDVVQRWEVHPHLRRELDQFFQSSAVERFHLRFLNCREICTGGFANTLHLIDILDSDGAVIDKTFTAQRYGNVKSLRLPKLQDSSDRGRGSLQVSSANSVSLPTAGEGEGLFSTAVTHLSSPLTSHNGDCSILASCGSALFQIGYPSLRL from the coding sequence ATGTCCTCCAAATTAGGGACCGCTTCGGAAAGTACTGGGCGTGGTGGAAGCACTCAAAGATCCTCTGGAACTGCTGTGCCGGGGTGCTTCTCGCCCCGGCCAACTCACTCACGGAACTTGAGCACGGAAAGCAGCACGTTCCTTAGGGAGACACCATCAAAGGGTGTGGCCGAAACTCCCACTGGCAAGCAGCAAGTTTCCTCAGTTTCGAAAGAAGCTGGTGAGAAGTTCAGAAGTACGCGGTCCAAATCACAGACGCTTGATTCCTCCCCCCCATCGCACACACGAGTCTCCTCCACAGGTGGGCTTTCCCCCAGTCGGGGGTCGTCCTCTGCGATGTCCAGGGGCAAGGCAGTACGGCGTAGGGAGCGCGCGCTGCGCCATTCCTCTCCTCTAGAAACGTTGCTCGAGCACCAGCGTTTTAGGTGCTCTTCCTCTGTGAAGGCACTCGAAGGTGCCAGCGCTTCCTCACCCGATGAAAAGACGCGGGGAGCGGCAACATCTTCACGGGGTTCGTTGGCCGGCTCTCAGATGGGACGCGGAAGGTTTACACTGCTTGAGTCGTATGCGTCCGGGAAACCGTGGTCTGTGGTTGCCGAGCCACATGGAGACATATGTAGGAATTCGTCACGGAACGTATCGTCTCTCGCGGTGAGTAGTTCGGGGGAGCATGTGGCTTTCGGTGACCGTTCTGGCCGAGTTTTCGTCATGCAGCAAAGGCGACTGGACGAGGAAAGCGGTGACGTGGAAGGTGGGAGGGAGGACCCCGCAGGTGCCTCTACTACTTCTCGTGCCCACCGTCCTTACGAATTTGCCGTGGGTCGTCAAGCCTATACTTCAATTATTGACCCCCTGAACAATGTTGAGGTGACACCCAACATTCAAGCCGTATGCTTTCTACCCCAGATAGGAGCTTCGACGTATCTGCTCACTGCAAACGAAAAACTCCCAAAGTTGTATAAGATCGTGAGGGTACGGGAGTcgccctcctccttttcagcGGTGGACTGCTTAGGAGGCAACCAAACTTCATCTCTAACGTTGAACCCTCCCCATGGAACTATGGTAAATGCAATGAAGCAGGTCACTCGATACGCATTGAACCACGAGTACAACATCAATTCACTGTGTCCACAAGCGGATGGGACACAGTTCTTCTCTGCCGATGATTTAACTGTCAAGTTGTGGTGCGTAGAGTATCCTGAAGCCTCAATTGAGACGTACAGCGTTAAGCCCCCTTGTGATGAAGAGGCACAAGAAATGATTTGTTCCGTTCAAAGCTTTCCCCACGAACCATTTTTGCTATTTGTGGTAAGTATATCTGGTACAGTTCGTGTTGTGGACACAAGGCAAACAATCAAGTTGCTTCACCGATCTCCGCTCACTTTCAGAAGCACCTTGCGTGAAAATGACATGACGTACAACAGCATGCTTTTGGATTGCACACTCAGCCCATGTGGGCGTTATGTGGCCGGGCGCGATACCACGGGCGTTTGCCTTTGGGACGTCAGGCGTCCTGGAGCATCTGCGGGCGGCTTCCAAGGAGGTTTGGTGTCGTCAAAATTAGCACACAGTGAGGAGCACGACGTGGTGCAGCGGTGGGAGGTTCATCCGCATCTGCGGCGCGAACTTGACCAGTTCTTCCAGAGCAGTGCTGTTGAGCGGTTCCACCTCCGTTTTTTGAATTGTCGCGAGATATGCACTGGAGGGTTCGCTAACACACTTCATCTCATTGACATCTTAGACAGTGATGGCGCAGTCATTGACAAAACTTTCACCGCGCAGCGGTACGGAAATGTAAAGTCGCTTAGGCTTCCCAAATTACAAGACTCAAGTGATAGAGGACGTGGCTCGTTGCAGGTGTCTTCAGCCAACTCGGTATCACTCCCGACAGCTGGTGAGGGAGAAGGGTTATTCAGCACCGCTGTGACACATCTATCGTCCCCTCTTACTTCCCACAATGGTGACTGCTCGATACTGGCATCTTGTGGTTCAGCTCTATTTCAGATTGGCTATCCCAGCCTCCGCCTGTAA